The Prunus persica cultivar Lovell chromosome G7, Prunus_persica_NCBIv2, whole genome shotgun sequence genome has a segment encoding these proteins:
- the LOC18769643 gene encoding uncharacterized protein LOC18769643 isoform X3, with the protein MLINLLSPQLLISSMEMGQLEPMMKDVDSIVPEIQMGGMNSVSSNSESQQLSISNKQMGLMLEPVPDHPGLHGLSMTYSQIGQIANSNGTHGPQKLLSPSNHLGEIGSFPKNLESHQLLGSVKRKAPSELMSDNPATHQLSMLNKRVAHMEHRPWLQQAPAANRRSVQMESVHNAPLSPHLPAPNKRMVKIESGGSVHNAPGSPHLLAPNKKMVKMESFSGRSVSQRSSSQKTQMLQSQPSPKLQKESFESVRSKMRESLAAALALVNQQQDKCVDSGSKSQGEAGGIQGSTQENPQPAADAVYTDSKEPKENFTSSETCSIRKSDDGEGAGQIILADATTSASALIPTCDGKEFQSSNILRYEDVSFNDNLFVKDELLQGNGLSWVLDSEMEMTERKDIQPAEKQKLDHEEMDRRPEEQAVQSPEELASRIEAELFKLFGGVNKKYKEKGRSLLFNLKDRNNPELRERVMSGEIPPERLCSMTAEELASKELSEWRMAKAEELAQMVVLPDSEVDMRRLVKKTHKGEVEVEQYDSASVEVPVDTTSHAQSLPRSKEMEVSTPLKPDKPKEEGNASGLMVDDGLKDLPPIVSLDEFMESLDTEPPFEILPEKVTPISDKDDSETGSESKHSVLSPKNTVDAPPQKLDEIDTTDSKSDADLKTSGSHAVIKTSDHADTKSRNVCADVKSSGSPEKSVSRPLGTPKGERVWNGSLQLNLSPMASVIGIYKSGEKTSAKEWPGFLDIKGRVRLDAFEKFLQELPQSRSRAVMVVHFVPKEGSSEAECASLREVGESYIVDERVGFSEPCFGVEIYFCPPHNKTFDMLSKIIQKEHIEALNTIDNGLVGVIVWRKLTSPKSSSHHKHISKKQHYSSSTTTSSRRHDTNLNTNYTSKPAQARTVTPTNTRSAHDDDDDVPPGFGPGAPRDEDDLPEFNFSGGANPSLPQYSAQRPSRGPGVAAPVYPKSHTPSRPVDQMRELIQKYGQNNSSTYQASSVGVTVQPWNDDDDDIPEWQPNAPTESLTQYQPPQQRPVNNYQQQPMLRPHLPNQQHMGLVQQQQPLQSLQPTMNVAPNLQNPNLSWQQSPSWAPPAQGGGRYASNLSCQPEAGQFYGEPDRGAAAQSGLAWRPNAPKSRGF; encoded by the exons ATGCTAATCAACCTTCTGTCACCACAGTTGCTAATATCAAGCATGGAAATGGGTCAGCTGGAACCCATGATGAAAGATGTGGATTCAATAGTACCAGAAATTCAAATGGGAGGGATGAATTCTGTATCTAGTAATTCAGAATCACAGCAGCTTTCGatatcaaacaaacaaatgggACTGATGCTGGAACCTGTGCCTGATCATCCTGGGTTGCATGGCTTATCAATGACATACTCGCAAATAGGACAGATTGCCAATTCAAATGGGACTCATGGTCCACAGAAACTTTTGTCGCCTAGCAATCATCTGGGAGAGATTGGATCCTTCCCTAAGAATTTGGAATCACATCAGTTGTTGGGATCAGTTAAGCGAAAGGCACCTTCGGAACTCATGTCTGATAATCCAGCAACACATCAGTTGTCAATGCTAAACAAGCGGGTGGCACATATGGAACATAGACCATGGTTGCAGCAAGCGCCTGCAGCAAACAGAAGATCTGTACAAATGGAATCTGTGCACAATGCCCCATTATCTCCTCATTTGCCTGCGCCAAATAAGAGAATGGTAAAGATAGAATCCGGGGGATCTGTGCACAATGCTCCAGGATCACCTCATTTGCTAGCCCCAAATAAGAAAATGGTGAAGATGGAATCCTTTTCTGGTAGGTCTGTGTCACAGCGGTCCTCGAGTCAAAAAACTCAAATGCTGCAGTCACAACCATCTCCCAAGCTTCAAAAAGAATCATTTGAATCTGTAAGGTCCAAAATGAGGGAATCTTTAGCTGCTGCATTGGCGTTGGTTAATCAGCAGCAAGATAAATGTGTGGATTCAGGGAGTAAGTCTCAGGGTGAGGCGGGAGGAATTCAGGGGAGTACACAGGAGAATCCCCAGCCTGCTGCTGATGCTGTTTACACTGACTCTAAAGAGCCTAAGGAGAATTTCACTTCCAGTGAAACTTGTTCCATTAGGAAAAGTGATGATGGTGAAGGTGCAGGCCAAATTATATTGGCTGATGCAACTACAAGTGCTTCTGCATTGATACCAACATGCGATGGCAAGGAATTCCAATCAAGTAATATTCTGCGTTATGAAGATGTTTCATTTAATGACAACTTGTTTGTGAAAGATGAACTTTTGCAGGGAAATGGTCTCTCCTGGGTATTGGATTCTGAGATGGAAATGACAGAGAGAAAAGACATTCAACCTGCTGAAAAACAGAAGTTGGATCATGAGGAGATGGACAGACGCCCAGAAGAACAAGCAGTTCAATCTCCAGAAGAGTTGGCCTCTAGAATTGAAGCAGaacttttcaaattatttggaGGTGTGAATAAGAAGTATAAAGAGAAGGGAAGGTCCCTTTTGTTCAATCTAAAAGACCGTAATAATCCAGAActaagagagagagttatGTCTGGAGAAATACCTCCAGAACGGTTATGTTCTATGACTGCAGAGGAACTTGCTTCAAAGGAGCTTTCTGAGTGGCGGATGGCAAAGGCTGAAGAGCTTGCCCAAATGGTTGTTTTACCAGATTCAGAAGTTGATATGAGACGTTTAGTGAAAAAAACGCATAAGggtgaagttgaagttgaacAATATGATAGTGCTTCAGTGGAGGTTCCAGTTGATACAACTTCACATGCTCAGAGCCTACCAAGAAGCAAGGAGATGGAAGTGTCTACCCCTTTGAAACCTGATAAACCCAAGGAAGAAGGGAATGCCTCAG GGCTTATGGTGGATGATGGATTGAAGGATCTTCCTCCAATTGTTTCCCTAGATGAGTTCATGGAATCCCTGGATACGGAGCCGCCATTCGAGATTTTACCTGAGAAAGTGACACCCATCTCAGACAAGGATGATTCTGAGACAGGCTCTGAATCGAAGCATTCGGTTCTGAGTCCCAAAAACACTGTTGACGCCCCTCCACAAAAGCTTGATGAAATTGATACAACAGATTCAAAGTCGGATGCTGACTTGAAAACCAGTGGCAGTCATGCTGTGATCAAAACCAGTGACCATGCCGATACAAAATCCCGCAACGTTTGTGCCGATGTGAAGTCCAGTGGCAGTCCTGAAAAATCAGTATCTAGACCTCTTGGCACACCAAAGGGTGAACGTGTATGGAATGGCTCCCTCCAACTGAATCTCTCACCCATGGCCTCTGTTATTGGCATCTATAAAAG TGGTGAAAAAACCTCTGCAAAAGAGTGGCCTGGTTTTCTCGATATCAAGGGCAGAGTCAGACTTGATGCTTTTGAGAAATTCCTGCAAGAGCTTCCACAATCACGAAGCCGTGCTGTCATG GTCGTGCATTTTGTTCCTAAAGAGGGGTCGTCAGAAGCTGAATGTGCAAGCCTTCGTGAG GTGGGAGAATCGTACATTGTGGATGAGAGAGTTGGTTTTTCTGAGCCTTGTTTTGGAGtggaaatttatttttgcCCTCCCCATAATAAAACCTTTGACATGCTCAGCAAGATCATTCAGAAGGAACACATTGAGGCACTTAACACTATAGATAATGGTCTTGTTGGTGTTATTGTGTGGAGAAAATTAACTtcaccaaaatcatcatcGCACCACAAGCACATTTCAAAAAAGCAACACTATTCTTCTTCTACTACTACTAGTTCTAGGAGACATGATACAAATTTGAACACCAATTACACTTCCAAACCCGCCCAGGCTCGGACTGTAACCCCTACCAACACTAGATCTGcacatgatgatgatgacgatgtCCCTCCCGGGTTTGGCCCCGGAGCTCCCCGGGATGAAGATGACCTTCCAGAGTTCAATTTTAGTGGTGGAGCAAATCCATCTCTGCCTCAGTATTCTGCCCAAAGGCCCTCTAGGGGGCCTGGAGTGGCGGCCCCAGTATACCCCAAGTCCCATACCCCTTCTCGCCCTGTAGACCAAATGAGAGAGCTGATACAAAAATATGGGCAAAACAATAGTAGTACGTATCAGGCCAGTAGTGTTGGTGTCACGGTTCAGCCGtggaatgatgatgatgatgacatcCCAGAGTGGCAGCCTAATGCGCCAACAGAATCCCTAACCCAGTACCAGCCACCGCAACAGCGGCCGGTGAATAATTACCAGCAGCAGCCAATGTTGCGACCCCATTTGCCAAACCAACAACATATGGGTTTAgtacagcagcagcagccgtTGCAATCTCTTCAACCCACAATGAATGTGGCACCAAACTTACAAAACCCTAATCTCTCTTGGCAGCAAAGCCCCTCGTGGGCTCCACCAGCACAAGGGGGTGGGAGGTATGCAAGTAATCTAAGTTGTCAGCCCGAAGCTGGTCAGTTTTATGGAGAACCCGATAGAGGAGCAGCTGCTCAGTCAGGATTAGCCTGGCGACCAAATGCTCCTAAAAGCAGAGGGTTTtag
- the LOC18769643 gene encoding uncharacterized protein LOC18769643 isoform X2 encodes MEMGQLEPMMKDVDSIVPEIQMGGMNSVSSNSESQQLSISNKQMGLMLEPVPDHPGLHGLSMTYSQIGQIANSNGTHGPQKLLSPSNHLGEIGSFPKNLESHQLLGSVKRKAPSELMSDNPATHQLSMLNKRVAHMEHRPWLQQAPAANRRSVQMESVHNAPLSPHLPAPNKRMVKIESGGSVHNAPGSPHLLAPNKKMVKMESFSGRSVSQRSSSQKTQMLQSQPSPKLQKESFESVRSKMRESLAAALALVNQQQDKCVDSGSKSQGEAGGIQGSTQENPQPAADAVYTDSKEPKENFTSSETCSIRKSDDGEGAGQIILADATTSASALIPTCDGKEFQSSNILRYEDVSFNDNLFVKDELLQGNGLSWVLDSEMEMTERKDIQPAEKQKLDHEEMDRRPEEQAVQSPEELASRIEAELFKLFGGVNKKYKEKGRSLLFNLKDRNNPELRERVMSGEIPPERLCSMTAEELASKELSEWRMAKAEELAQMVVLPDSEVDMRRLVKKTHKGEVEVEQYDSASVEVPVDTTSHAQSLPRSKEMEVSTPLKPDKPKEEGNASGEKSTIEDKTTQCTFTIPSTEATDFMQGLMVDDGLKDLPPIVSLDEFMESLDTEPPFEILPEKVTPISDKDDSETGSESKHSVLSPKNTVDAPPQKLDEIDTTDSKSDADLKTSGSHAVIKTSDHADTKSRNVCADVKSSGSPEKSVSRPLGTPKGERVWNGSLQLNLSPMASVIGIYKSGEKTSAKEWPGFLDIKGRVRLDAFEKFLQELPQSRSRAVMVVHFVPKEGSSEAECASLREVGESYIVDERVGFSEPCFGVEIYFCPPHNKTFDMLSKIIQKEHIEALNTIDNGLVGVIVWRKLTSPKSSSHHKHISKKQHYSSSTTTSSRRHDTNLNTNYTSKPAQARTVTPTNTRSAHDDDDDVPPGFGPGAPRDEDDLPEFNFSGGANPSLPQYSAQRPSRGPGVAAPVYPKSHTPSRPVDQMRELIQKYGQNNSSTYQASSVGVTVQPWNDDDDDIPEWQPNAPTESLTQYQPPQQRPVNNYQQQPMLRPHLPNQQHMGLVQQQQPLQSLQPTMNVAPNLQNPNLSWQQSPSWAPPAQGGGRYASNLSCQPEAGQFYGEPDRGAAAQSGLAWRPNAPKSRGF; translated from the exons ATGGAAATGGGTCAGCTGGAACCCATGATGAAAGATGTGGATTCAATAGTACCAGAAATTCAAATGGGAGGGATGAATTCTGTATCTAGTAATTCAGAATCACAGCAGCTTTCGatatcaaacaaacaaatgggACTGATGCTGGAACCTGTGCCTGATCATCCTGGGTTGCATGGCTTATCAATGACATACTCGCAAATAGGACAGATTGCCAATTCAAATGGGACTCATGGTCCACAGAAACTTTTGTCGCCTAGCAATCATCTGGGAGAGATTGGATCCTTCCCTAAGAATTTGGAATCACATCAGTTGTTGGGATCAGTTAAGCGAAAGGCACCTTCGGAACTCATGTCTGATAATCCAGCAACACATCAGTTGTCAATGCTAAACAAGCGGGTGGCACATATGGAACATAGACCATGGTTGCAGCAAGCGCCTGCAGCAAACAGAAGATCTGTACAAATGGAATCTGTGCACAATGCCCCATTATCTCCTCATTTGCCTGCGCCAAATAAGAGAATGGTAAAGATAGAATCCGGGGGATCTGTGCACAATGCTCCAGGATCACCTCATTTGCTAGCCCCAAATAAGAAAATGGTGAAGATGGAATCCTTTTCTGGTAGGTCTGTGTCACAGCGGTCCTCGAGTCAAAAAACTCAAATGCTGCAGTCACAACCATCTCCCAAGCTTCAAAAAGAATCATTTGAATCTGTAAGGTCCAAAATGAGGGAATCTTTAGCTGCTGCATTGGCGTTGGTTAATCAGCAGCAAGATAAATGTGTGGATTCAGGGAGTAAGTCTCAGGGTGAGGCGGGAGGAATTCAGGGGAGTACACAGGAGAATCCCCAGCCTGCTGCTGATGCTGTTTACACTGACTCTAAAGAGCCTAAGGAGAATTTCACTTCCAGTGAAACTTGTTCCATTAGGAAAAGTGATGATGGTGAAGGTGCAGGCCAAATTATATTGGCTGATGCAACTACAAGTGCTTCTGCATTGATACCAACATGCGATGGCAAGGAATTCCAATCAAGTAATATTCTGCGTTATGAAGATGTTTCATTTAATGACAACTTGTTTGTGAAAGATGAACTTTTGCAGGGAAATGGTCTCTCCTGGGTATTGGATTCTGAGATGGAAATGACAGAGAGAAAAGACATTCAACCTGCTGAAAAACAGAAGTTGGATCATGAGGAGATGGACAGACGCCCAGAAGAACAAGCAGTTCAATCTCCAGAAGAGTTGGCCTCTAGAATTGAAGCAGaacttttcaaattatttggaGGTGTGAATAAGAAGTATAAAGAGAAGGGAAGGTCCCTTTTGTTCAATCTAAAAGACCGTAATAATCCAGAActaagagagagagttatGTCTGGAGAAATACCTCCAGAACGGTTATGTTCTATGACTGCAGAGGAACTTGCTTCAAAGGAGCTTTCTGAGTGGCGGATGGCAAAGGCTGAAGAGCTTGCCCAAATGGTTGTTTTACCAGATTCAGAAGTTGATATGAGACGTTTAGTGAAAAAAACGCATAAGggtgaagttgaagttgaacAATATGATAGTGCTTCAGTGGAGGTTCCAGTTGATACAACTTCACATGCTCAGAGCCTACCAAGAAGCAAGGAGATGGAAGTGTCTACCCCTTTGAAACCTGATAAACCCAAGGAAGAAGGGAATGCCTCAGGTGAGAAGAGCACTATAGAAGACAAGACTACTCAATGCACCTTTACTATTCCTTCTACTGAAGCAACTGATTTTATGCAAGGGCTTATGGTGGATGATGGATTGAAGGATCTTCCTCCAATTGTTTCCCTAGATGAGTTCATGGAATCCCTGGATACGGAGCCGCCATTCGAGATTTTACCTGAGAAAGTGACACCCATCTCAGACAAGGATGATTCTGAGACAGGCTCTGAATCGAAGCATTCGGTTCTGAGTCCCAAAAACACTGTTGACGCCCCTCCACAAAAGCTTGATGAAATTGATACAACAGATTCAAAGTCGGATGCTGACTTGAAAACCAGTGGCAGTCATGCTGTGATCAAAACCAGTGACCATGCCGATACAAAATCCCGCAACGTTTGTGCCGATGTGAAGTCCAGTGGCAGTCCTGAAAAATCAGTATCTAGACCTCTTGGCACACCAAAGGGTGAACGTGTATGGAATGGCTCCCTCCAACTGAATCTCTCACCCATGGCCTCTGTTATTGGCATCTATAAAAG TGGTGAAAAAACCTCTGCAAAAGAGTGGCCTGGTTTTCTCGATATCAAGGGCAGAGTCAGACTTGATGCTTTTGAGAAATTCCTGCAAGAGCTTCCACAATCACGAAGCCGTGCTGTCATG GTCGTGCATTTTGTTCCTAAAGAGGGGTCGTCAGAAGCTGAATGTGCAAGCCTTCGTGAG GTGGGAGAATCGTACATTGTGGATGAGAGAGTTGGTTTTTCTGAGCCTTGTTTTGGAGtggaaatttatttttgcCCTCCCCATAATAAAACCTTTGACATGCTCAGCAAGATCATTCAGAAGGAACACATTGAGGCACTTAACACTATAGATAATGGTCTTGTTGGTGTTATTGTGTGGAGAAAATTAACTtcaccaaaatcatcatcGCACCACAAGCACATTTCAAAAAAGCAACACTATTCTTCTTCTACTACTACTAGTTCTAGGAGACATGATACAAATTTGAACACCAATTACACTTCCAAACCCGCCCAGGCTCGGACTGTAACCCCTACCAACACTAGATCTGcacatgatgatgatgacgatgtCCCTCCCGGGTTTGGCCCCGGAGCTCCCCGGGATGAAGATGACCTTCCAGAGTTCAATTTTAGTGGTGGAGCAAATCCATCTCTGCCTCAGTATTCTGCCCAAAGGCCCTCTAGGGGGCCTGGAGTGGCGGCCCCAGTATACCCCAAGTCCCATACCCCTTCTCGCCCTGTAGACCAAATGAGAGAGCTGATACAAAAATATGGGCAAAACAATAGTAGTACGTATCAGGCCAGTAGTGTTGGTGTCACGGTTCAGCCGtggaatgatgatgatgatgacatcCCAGAGTGGCAGCCTAATGCGCCAACAGAATCCCTAACCCAGTACCAGCCACCGCAACAGCGGCCGGTGAATAATTACCAGCAGCAGCCAATGTTGCGACCCCATTTGCCAAACCAACAACATATGGGTTTAgtacagcagcagcagccgtTGCAATCTCTTCAACCCACAATGAATGTGGCACCAAACTTACAAAACCCTAATCTCTCTTGGCAGCAAAGCCCCTCGTGGGCTCCACCAGCACAAGGGGGTGGGAGGTATGCAAGTAATCTAAGTTGTCAGCCCGAAGCTGGTCAGTTTTATGGAGAACCCGATAGAGGAGCAGCTGCTCAGTCAGGATTAGCCTGGCGACCAAATGCTCCTAAAAGCAGAGGGTTTtag
- the LOC18769643 gene encoding uncharacterized protein LOC18769643 isoform X1 — MLINLLSPQLLISSMEMGQLEPMMKDVDSIVPEIQMGGMNSVSSNSESQQLSISNKQMGLMLEPVPDHPGLHGLSMTYSQIGQIANSNGTHGPQKLLSPSNHLGEIGSFPKNLESHQLLGSVKRKAPSELMSDNPATHQLSMLNKRVAHMEHRPWLQQAPAANRRSVQMESVHNAPLSPHLPAPNKRMVKIESGGSVHNAPGSPHLLAPNKKMVKMESFSGRSVSQRSSSQKTQMLQSQPSPKLQKESFESVRSKMRESLAAALALVNQQQDKCVDSGSKSQGEAGGIQGSTQENPQPAADAVYTDSKEPKENFTSSETCSIRKSDDGEGAGQIILADATTSASALIPTCDGKEFQSSNILRYEDVSFNDNLFVKDELLQGNGLSWVLDSEMEMTERKDIQPAEKQKLDHEEMDRRPEEQAVQSPEELASRIEAELFKLFGGVNKKYKEKGRSLLFNLKDRNNPELRERVMSGEIPPERLCSMTAEELASKELSEWRMAKAEELAQMVVLPDSEVDMRRLVKKTHKGEVEVEQYDSASVEVPVDTTSHAQSLPRSKEMEVSTPLKPDKPKEEGNASGEKSTIEDKTTQCTFTIPSTEATDFMQGLMVDDGLKDLPPIVSLDEFMESLDTEPPFEILPEKVTPISDKDDSETGSESKHSVLSPKNTVDAPPQKLDEIDTTDSKSDADLKTSGSHAVIKTSDHADTKSRNVCADVKSSGSPEKSVSRPLGTPKGERVWNGSLQLNLSPMASVIGIYKSGEKTSAKEWPGFLDIKGRVRLDAFEKFLQELPQSRSRAVMVVHFVPKEGSSEAECASLREVGESYIVDERVGFSEPCFGVEIYFCPPHNKTFDMLSKIIQKEHIEALNTIDNGLVGVIVWRKLTSPKSSSHHKHISKKQHYSSSTTTSSRRHDTNLNTNYTSKPAQARTVTPTNTRSAHDDDDDVPPGFGPGAPRDEDDLPEFNFSGGANPSLPQYSAQRPSRGPGVAAPVYPKSHTPSRPVDQMRELIQKYGQNNSSTYQASSVGVTVQPWNDDDDDIPEWQPNAPTESLTQYQPPQQRPVNNYQQQPMLRPHLPNQQHMGLVQQQQPLQSLQPTMNVAPNLQNPNLSWQQSPSWAPPAQGGGRYASNLSCQPEAGQFYGEPDRGAAAQSGLAWRPNAPKSRGF, encoded by the exons ATGCTAATCAACCTTCTGTCACCACAGTTGCTAATATCAAGCATGGAAATGGGTCAGCTGGAACCCATGATGAAAGATGTGGATTCAATAGTACCAGAAATTCAAATGGGAGGGATGAATTCTGTATCTAGTAATTCAGAATCACAGCAGCTTTCGatatcaaacaaacaaatgggACTGATGCTGGAACCTGTGCCTGATCATCCTGGGTTGCATGGCTTATCAATGACATACTCGCAAATAGGACAGATTGCCAATTCAAATGGGACTCATGGTCCACAGAAACTTTTGTCGCCTAGCAATCATCTGGGAGAGATTGGATCCTTCCCTAAGAATTTGGAATCACATCAGTTGTTGGGATCAGTTAAGCGAAAGGCACCTTCGGAACTCATGTCTGATAATCCAGCAACACATCAGTTGTCAATGCTAAACAAGCGGGTGGCACATATGGAACATAGACCATGGTTGCAGCAAGCGCCTGCAGCAAACAGAAGATCTGTACAAATGGAATCTGTGCACAATGCCCCATTATCTCCTCATTTGCCTGCGCCAAATAAGAGAATGGTAAAGATAGAATCCGGGGGATCTGTGCACAATGCTCCAGGATCACCTCATTTGCTAGCCCCAAATAAGAAAATGGTGAAGATGGAATCCTTTTCTGGTAGGTCTGTGTCACAGCGGTCCTCGAGTCAAAAAACTCAAATGCTGCAGTCACAACCATCTCCCAAGCTTCAAAAAGAATCATTTGAATCTGTAAGGTCCAAAATGAGGGAATCTTTAGCTGCTGCATTGGCGTTGGTTAATCAGCAGCAAGATAAATGTGTGGATTCAGGGAGTAAGTCTCAGGGTGAGGCGGGAGGAATTCAGGGGAGTACACAGGAGAATCCCCAGCCTGCTGCTGATGCTGTTTACACTGACTCTAAAGAGCCTAAGGAGAATTTCACTTCCAGTGAAACTTGTTCCATTAGGAAAAGTGATGATGGTGAAGGTGCAGGCCAAATTATATTGGCTGATGCAACTACAAGTGCTTCTGCATTGATACCAACATGCGATGGCAAGGAATTCCAATCAAGTAATATTCTGCGTTATGAAGATGTTTCATTTAATGACAACTTGTTTGTGAAAGATGAACTTTTGCAGGGAAATGGTCTCTCCTGGGTATTGGATTCTGAGATGGAAATGACAGAGAGAAAAGACATTCAACCTGCTGAAAAACAGAAGTTGGATCATGAGGAGATGGACAGACGCCCAGAAGAACAAGCAGTTCAATCTCCAGAAGAGTTGGCCTCTAGAATTGAAGCAGaacttttcaaattatttggaGGTGTGAATAAGAAGTATAAAGAGAAGGGAAGGTCCCTTTTGTTCAATCTAAAAGACCGTAATAATCCAGAActaagagagagagttatGTCTGGAGAAATACCTCCAGAACGGTTATGTTCTATGACTGCAGAGGAACTTGCTTCAAAGGAGCTTTCTGAGTGGCGGATGGCAAAGGCTGAAGAGCTTGCCCAAATGGTTGTTTTACCAGATTCAGAAGTTGATATGAGACGTTTAGTGAAAAAAACGCATAAGggtgaagttgaagttgaacAATATGATAGTGCTTCAGTGGAGGTTCCAGTTGATACAACTTCACATGCTCAGAGCCTACCAAGAAGCAAGGAGATGGAAGTGTCTACCCCTTTGAAACCTGATAAACCCAAGGAAGAAGGGAATGCCTCAGGTGAGAAGAGCACTATAGAAGACAAGACTACTCAATGCACCTTTACTATTCCTTCTACTGAAGCAACTGATTTTATGCAAGGGCTTATGGTGGATGATGGATTGAAGGATCTTCCTCCAATTGTTTCCCTAGATGAGTTCATGGAATCCCTGGATACGGAGCCGCCATTCGAGATTTTACCTGAGAAAGTGACACCCATCTCAGACAAGGATGATTCTGAGACAGGCTCTGAATCGAAGCATTCGGTTCTGAGTCCCAAAAACACTGTTGACGCCCCTCCACAAAAGCTTGATGAAATTGATACAACAGATTCAAAGTCGGATGCTGACTTGAAAACCAGTGGCAGTCATGCTGTGATCAAAACCAGTGACCATGCCGATACAAAATCCCGCAACGTTTGTGCCGATGTGAAGTCCAGTGGCAGTCCTGAAAAATCAGTATCTAGACCTCTTGGCACACCAAAGGGTGAACGTGTATGGAATGGCTCCCTCCAACTGAATCTCTCACCCATGGCCTCTGTTATTGGCATCTATAAAAG TGGTGAAAAAACCTCTGCAAAAGAGTGGCCTGGTTTTCTCGATATCAAGGGCAGAGTCAGACTTGATGCTTTTGAGAAATTCCTGCAAGAGCTTCCACAATCACGAAGCCGTGCTGTCATG GTCGTGCATTTTGTTCCTAAAGAGGGGTCGTCAGAAGCTGAATGTGCAAGCCTTCGTGAG GTGGGAGAATCGTACATTGTGGATGAGAGAGTTGGTTTTTCTGAGCCTTGTTTTGGAGtggaaatttatttttgcCCTCCCCATAATAAAACCTTTGACATGCTCAGCAAGATCATTCAGAAGGAACACATTGAGGCACTTAACACTATAGATAATGGTCTTGTTGGTGTTATTGTGTGGAGAAAATTAACTtcaccaaaatcatcatcGCACCACAAGCACATTTCAAAAAAGCAACACTATTCTTCTTCTACTACTACTAGTTCTAGGAGACATGATACAAATTTGAACACCAATTACACTTCCAAACCCGCCCAGGCTCGGACTGTAACCCCTACCAACACTAGATCTGcacatgatgatgatgacgatgtCCCTCCCGGGTTTGGCCCCGGAGCTCCCCGGGATGAAGATGACCTTCCAGAGTTCAATTTTAGTGGTGGAGCAAATCCATCTCTGCCTCAGTATTCTGCCCAAAGGCCCTCTAGGGGGCCTGGAGTGGCGGCCCCAGTATACCCCAAGTCCCATACCCCTTCTCGCCCTGTAGACCAAATGAGAGAGCTGATACAAAAATATGGGCAAAACAATAGTAGTACGTATCAGGCCAGTAGTGTTGGTGTCACGGTTCAGCCGtggaatgatgatgatgatgacatcCCAGAGTGGCAGCCTAATGCGCCAACAGAATCCCTAACCCAGTACCAGCCACCGCAACAGCGGCCGGTGAATAATTACCAGCAGCAGCCAATGTTGCGACCCCATTTGCCAAACCAACAACATATGGGTTTAgtacagcagcagcagccgtTGCAATCTCTTCAACCCACAATGAATGTGGCACCAAACTTACAAAACCCTAATCTCTCTTGGCAGCAAAGCCCCTCGTGGGCTCCACCAGCACAAGGGGGTGGGAGGTATGCAAGTAATCTAAGTTGTCAGCCCGAAGCTGGTCAGTTTTATGGAGAACCCGATAGAGGAGCAGCTGCTCAGTCAGGATTAGCCTGGCGACCAAATGCTCCTAAAAGCAGAGGGTTTtag